A window of the Penaeus vannamei isolate JL-2024 chromosome 19, ASM4276789v1, whole genome shotgun sequence genome harbors these coding sequences:
- the LOC113800496 gene encoding FRAS1-related extracellular matrix protein 2: MNVVADVTFPAPPVVVSLRDYDIPYAAPLPVPGYPVICVTACDPKHPDFEVTGPLCARQGINQTFSSFRWRVAAPSGYDGVSKDLKDVSSDTFFTSTRSITLDSVYFSTGSRVQCIARAYSVDGDAGLESSSAPVSINREGGLCPPRYEGTFGADPFTAKLQYTGPDDEDLPNLVRVEVAIPHRDGMIPVLSTRALTNFELTLSRDGIRIGNHRCSNLLDFHEVRTEHGFLTNETRTSQLVNEVEPYQYSADLRSPASLRFYRALDLESCLWRWVAYYTMSELVTQCGGVTTTDGQVLDVVQSYVSVAVPLYVSYIFHSPVATGGWQHTDLTTHLRLSFVYDTSILWHQGIGAPATSELDGHLYPTAMRIREDGRLVVSFRTEARFRGIFVKTHKAVTQRSSVTSEQHPDLTFTLELLRSQPTYAQPEQQWQFVSDLAVRDYSGKYKVLLVPCTVTEDVAYSLPLLCNPRDPVEFDLQVRFQQVSDPVPEEFTLSTIFHLMRRRELWLSDLTTDFDTESDVSFYPGERIYGRVMINPVQALGVGFHVTLEKCFICTGVDGYVPKYNPGTEEYGCVADSPNLLHNFKIIDKGAPDSVKFEYQGKAFNARLAADDGEPDVIGLLNQPGADGFSLDSSPLFEVAYGRQWFVHCIYTVRSEENAARGIGKRDVTSQGRLHHAVAAFASPQGASRRARRARRASQEPRAGDNGRGTNMHRLSLRNRPAGSLEPGVTGEDSPFPLVPLLVALACVVAAGSVAAAVVLARRRQGKILPPGYMTVAGNGTSATNRHRGTVDPRYYHTHEDNTEV, from the exons TTCGAGGTGACGGGGCCCCTGTGCGCTCGTCAGGGGATCAACCAGACGTTCTCCTCCTTCAGGTGGCGAGTGGCCGCTCCTTCAGGATACGATGGGGTCAGCAAGGATCTGAAGGACGTCTCTTCTGATACGTTTTTCACCAG CACTCGAAGCATAACGTTAGACAGCGTGTATTTCTCCACCGGAAGCCGCGTGCAGTGCATAGCCCGCGCGTACTCCGTGGACGGCGACGCGGGTTTGGAGTCGTCCTCGGCGCCCGTCAGCATCAACCGGGAAGGCGGTTTGTGTCCTCCGAGGTACGAGGGGACGTTCGGCGCCGATCCCTTCACGGCAAAGCTGCAGTACACAG GACCCGACGACGAGGACCTCCCCAACCTGGTCCGCGTCGAGGTGGCGATTCCTCACAGGGACGGCATGATCCCCGTCCTGTCGACCCGCGCCCTCACCAACTTCGAGCTCACGCTGTCCAGGGACGGCATCAGGATAGGCAATCACCGATGCTCCAATCTGCTGGATTTCCATGAG GTGCGAACCGAGCACGGATTTTTGACCAACGAGACCAGAACTTCCCAGCTGGTGAATGAAGTTGAGCCTTATCAGTATTCAGCTGATCTTCGAAGTCCTGCATCGCTAAG ATTCTACCGCGCCCTGGATCTGGAGTCCTGCCTCTGGCGTTGGGTCGCTTACTACACCATGTCCGAGTTGGTGACGCAGTGTGGAGGCGTCACCACGACCGACGGCCAGGTTTTAGACGTCGTGCAGAGTTACGTCAGCGTCGCCGTCCCTCTCTACGTCTCTTACATCTTCCACTCTCCCGTGGCTACAGGAGGCTGGCAACACACCGATCTCACGACGCATCTTCG GCTGAGCTTCGTCTACGACACCTCCATCCTCTGGCACCAAGGGATAGGAGCCCCCGCGACCAGTGAGCTCGACGGCCACCTCTATCCAACGGCCATgaggataagggaggatgggCGACTGGTGGTGTCCTTCCGTACTGAAgcgag ATTTCGCGGAATTTTCGTGAAGACGCACAAAGCCGTGACCCAGCGGAGTTCCGTGACCTCTGAGCAGCACCCTGACCTGACCTTCACCCTCGAGCTGCTGAGGTCACAGCCGACCTACGCGCAGCCGGAACAGCAGTGGCAGTTTGTGTCGGATCTCGCG gtACGCGACTACAGCGGAAAGTACAAGGTCCTCCTCGTTCCCTGCACGGTGACCGAGGACGTGGCCTACTCGCTCCCTCTCCTGTGCAACCCTCGGGATCCTGTCGAGTTCGACCTGCAG gtGCGCTTCCAGCAGGTGTCCGACCCCGTCCCCGAAGAGTTCACGCTTAGCACTATCTTCCACCTGATGCGCAGAAGGGAGCTCTGGCTGTCGGACCTCACCACGGACTTCGACACCGAGTCCGATGTCTCTTTTTATCCCg GCGAGCGCATCTATGGGCGCGTGATGATCAACCCGGTACAGGCTTTGGGCGTCGGTTTCCACGTGACGCTGGAGAAGTGTTTCATCTGCACGGGCGTAGACGGGTACGTGCCCAAGTACAACCCGGGCACGGAGGAGTACGGCTGCGTGGCGGACTCACCCAACCTCCTCCACAACTTCAAGATCATT GACAAAGGAGCCCCCGACTCCGTCAAATTCGAGTACCAAGGAAAAGCCTTCAATGCCCGCCTTGCTGCCGACGACGGGGAGCCTGACGTCATCGGCCTCCTGAACCAACCCGGTGCCGATGGCTTCTCGCTGGATTCAAGCCCACTGTTCGAG GTCGCGTACGGGCGCCAGTGGTTCGTCCACTGCATCTACACGGTGCGCTCCGAGGAAAACGCCGCCCGTGGGATAGGCAAGAGAGACGTGACGAGCCAGGGGCGCCTCCACCACGCCGTCGCCGCCTTCGCCTCTCCTCAGGGGGCTTCGAGGAGGGCCAGGAGAGCCAGGAGAGCCAGCCAGGAGCCACGGGCGGGGGACAACGGGCGCGGGACCAACATGCACAGGCTGTCGCTACGGAACAGGCCAGCGGGGAGCCTCGAGCCCGGAGTCACAGGCGAG gattccccttttcctctcgtgCCCTTACTGGTGGCACTGGCTTGTGTGGTGGCAGCGGGAAGCGTAGCGGCGGCGGTGGTGTTGGCAAGAAGACGCCAGGGGAAGATTCTCCCCCCGGGGTACATGACCGTGGCTGGAAATGGCACCTCTGCCACCAACAGGCACCGTGGCACTGTGGATCCCCGTTATTACCACACTCACGAGGATAATACTGAGGTGTAG